The following proteins are encoded in a genomic region of Brachypodium distachyon strain Bd21 chromosome 1, Brachypodium_distachyon_v3.0, whole genome shotgun sequence:
- the LOC104584801 gene encoding uncharacterized protein LOC104584801 isoform X2: protein MAAKRYIREFPYPKKQGMRSARPRGNNSSPWVLPEGFLNSQNELSKHGSDQNIGSKKRVFTEGGNSTSIVPKKELKLMTNSCQYDNVELQGTKTDIGEGIDPKSRGKWSIQPRGKKPASFVSLDGLHRFERELKKHVNDQIGLASITVQKVKENNDDAVEQAIAPMVLTLAEVKGVIGNADKNTCVPTTNTLEVGESNKQDVIATEQMDVVMTDTTYEFMVSNGTGTKCVVQDSDLWTNTLADLNLSNGASINAAQTAVLTSDVVYSQQGKRNIEDVQPTIFPDLNLDTGAVDSDISGAESLASVYGLSERDPCTKFAIKLLISEIPLPKEAAEVEEFFSQKMSNERAQYRAP from the coding sequence ATGGCAGCAAAAAGATACATCAGGGAATTTCCATATCCTAAGAAGCAGGGAATGCGTTCAGCCCGCCCTAGGGGAAATAATTCTTCACCTTGGGTACTGCCTGAGGGGTTTCTGAATTCTCAAAATGAACTAAGCAAGCATGGGAGTGATCAAAACATTGGTTCAAAGAAGCGGGTATTCACTGAAGGAGGTAACTCCACAAGCATTGTACCCAAAAAGGAACTCAAGTTAATGACAAATAGCTGTCAATATGACAATGTTGAACTCCAGGGGACAAAAACAGACATCGGAGAAGGCATAGATCCTAAGAGCCGTGGAAAATGGTCAATCCAGCCTAGGGGGAAGAAACCTGCATCATTTGTGTCACTGGATGGGCTTCATAGGTTTGAAAGGGAGCTAAAAAAGCATGTGAATGACCAAATAGGTTTGGCCTCTATAACGGTACAGAAAGTAAAGGAGAACAATGATGATGCTGTTGAGCAGGCCATTGCACCAATGGTTCTTACTTTAGCTGAGGTGAAGGGGGTCATTGGTAATGCAGATAAGAACACATGTGTTCCAACTACTAATACTTTGGAGGTCGGAGAGAGCAACAAACAAGATGTAATTGCAACAGAACAGATGGATGTCGTGATGACTGATACCACATATGAGTTCATGGTGAGCAATGGTACAGGTACGAAGTGTGTGGTGCAGGACTCCGACTTGTGGACTAACACTTTAGCTGATTTGAATTTGAGCAATGGCGCTTCTATCAATGCTGCGCAGACTGCTGTTTTGACTAGTGATGTTGTCTATTCCCAGCAAGGCAAAAGAAACATTGAAGATGTTCAACCCACAATATTTCCAGACCTAAATCTAGACACTGGGGCTGTAGATTCTGATATTTCCGGTGCAGAATCTCTCGCGTCTGTATATGGACTGTCTGAGAGAGACCCATGTACCAAGTTTGCTATCAAGCTTCTAATATCTGAAATACCACTGCCAAAGGAAGCTGCAGAAGTTGAAGAATTTTTCAGCCAGAAGATGAGTAATGAGAGAGCACAATATAGGGCTCCTTGA
- the LOC100841614 gene encoding uncharacterized protein LOC100841614 isoform X2 codes for MLLPTAATASFSSRRLPPPVRTQGGVGAPLLTGAAKFRAPTTRLQRSSSFTFSFSCACSPSPDPTPGDEDSARVLFDEYSDLSQDIPWEPDDIWRTFAAYFLVLHIPLSFGGLGVVAKVLHSSSLDPLTTVASTAMLQLGELTLALTLLQYTAKPHHEVRTFFAGKFSLQRSWVKETALWFGCIMSVVSLTSLLADKLIGPEDAYDHILKEILSDGPTSSLLCFFLYSVIAPLSEEMIYRGFLLTGLSSSMKQRDAVIISSIMFSVAHLSGKSFFQLFIIGCTTGLAYCQTGTLASSFTIHSLYNAVILFTMIRS; via the exons ATGCTGCTACCCACAGCAGCGACAGCTTCCTTCTCCTCGCGTCGTCTCCCTCCCCCCGTGAGAACCCAAGGCGGAGTAGGAGCCCCACTTCTTACCGGCGCGGCGAAATTCAGGGCTCCAACCACCCGACTACAGCGCTCGTCCTCCTTTACTTTCAGTTTCAGCTGCGCTTGCTCTCCCTCTCCTGATCCAACTCCCGGCGACGAGGACAGCGCCCGCGTCCTGTTCGAT GAATATTCAGATCTTTCTCAAGATATTCCCTGGGAGCCTGATGATATATGGAGAACATTTGCAGCATACTTCCTTGTCTTGCATATCCCGTTGAGCTTTGGAGGACTTGGTGTGGTAGCCAAAGTGCTACATAGTTCCTCACTAGACCCATTGACAACA GTTGCTTCCACAGCCATGCTTCAACTAGGGGAGCTTACTTTGGCCTTAACACTATTGCAGTACACTGCAAAGCCTCATCATGAAGTCCGGACCTTCTTTGCTGGGAAGTTCTCATTGCAGCGTAGTTGGGTAAAAGAAACTGCATTATGGTTTGGATGTATTATGTCCGTGGTTTCCCTCACATCCCTACTAGCTGACAAACTGATAGGCCCCGAG GATGCATACGATCATATATTAAAGGAAATACTTTCGGACGGTCCAACCTCTAGTTTATTGTGTTTCTTCCTGTACTCTGTGATTGCTCCATTGTCCGAAGAAATGATTTACCGTGGGTTCCTTCTGACAGGCCTCTCTTCCTCAATGAAACAGAGGGACGCTGTCATCATAAGCTCAATTATGTTCAGCGTTGCGCACCTTTCAGGAAAATCTTTCTTTCAATTGTTCATCATTGGATGTACCACAGGTTTAGCTTATTGCCAGACTGGAACTTTGGCGTCCTCATTTACCATCCACAGTTTGTATAATGCAGTGATATTGTTTACTATGATAAGATCTTGA
- the LOC104584801 gene encoding uncharacterized protein LOC104584801 isoform X1 — MSGSDELHNIVAQEESTGSEHHAKLTPVSRNMAAKRYIREFPYPKKQGMRSARPRGNNSSPWVLPEGFLNSQNELSKHGSDQNIGSKKRVFTEGGNSTSIVPKKELKLMTNSCQYDNVELQGTKTDIGEGIDPKSRGKWSIQPRGKKPASFVSLDGLHRFERELKKHVNDQIGLASITVQKVKENNDDAVEQAIAPMVLTLAEVKGVIGNADKNTCVPTTNTLEVGESNKQDVIATEQMDVVMTDTTYEFMVSNGTGTKCVVQDSDLWTNTLADLNLSNGASINAAQTAVLTSDVVYSQQGKRNIEDVQPTIFPDLNLDTGAVDSDISGAESLASVYGLSERDPCTKFAIKLLISEIPLPKEAAEVEEFFSQKMSNERAQYRAP, encoded by the exons ATGTCAGGCAGTGATGAGCTTCACAACATCGTCGCCCAAG AAGAATCAACAGGTTCTGAACATCATGCAAAACTCACACCAGTCTCTAGAAACATGGCAGCAAAAAGATACATCAGGGAATTTCCATATCCTAAGAAGCAGGGAATGCGTTCAGCCCGCCCTAGGGGAAATAATTCTTCACCTTGGGTACTGCCTGAGGGGTTTCTGAATTCTCAAAATGAACTAAGCAAGCATGGGAGTGATCAAAACATTGGTTCAAAGAAGCGGGTATTCACTGAAGGAGGTAACTCCACAAGCATTGTACCCAAAAAGGAACTCAAGTTAATGACAAATAGCTGTCAATATGACAATGTTGAACTCCAGGGGACAAAAACAGACATCGGAGAAGGCATAGATCCTAAGAGCCGTGGAAAATGGTCAATCCAGCCTAGGGGGAAGAAACCTGCATCATTTGTGTCACTGGATGGGCTTCATAGGTTTGAAAGGGAGCTAAAAAAGCATGTGAATGACCAAATAGGTTTGGCCTCTATAACGGTACAGAAAGTAAAGGAGAACAATGATGATGCTGTTGAGCAGGCCATTGCACCAATGGTTCTTACTTTAGCTGAGGTGAAGGGGGTCATTGGTAATGCAGATAAGAACACATGTGTTCCAACTACTAATACTTTGGAGGTCGGAGAGAGCAACAAACAAGATGTAATTGCAACAGAACAGATGGATGTCGTGATGACTGATACCACATATGAGTTCATGGTGAGCAATGGTACAGGTACGAAGTGTGTGGTGCAGGACTCCGACTTGTGGACTAACACTTTAGCTGATTTGAATTTGAGCAATGGCGCTTCTATCAATGCTGCGCAGACTGCTGTTTTGACTAGTGATGTTGTCTATTCCCAGCAAGGCAAAAGAAACATTGAAGATGTTCAACCCACAATATTTCCAGACCTAAATCTAGACACTGGGGCTGTAGATTCTGATATTTCCGGTGCAGAATCTCTCGCGTCTGTATATGGACTGTCTGAGAGAGACCCATGTACCAAGTTTGCTATCAAGCTTCTAATATCTGAAATACCACTGCCAAAGGAAGCTGCAGAAGTTGAAGAATTTTTCAGCCAGAAGATGAGTAATGAGAGAGCACAATATAGGGCTCCTTGA
- the LOC100841614 gene encoding uncharacterized protein LOC100841614 isoform X1, with protein MLLPTAATASFSSRRLPPPVRTQGGVGAPLLTGAAKFRAPTTRLQRSSSFTFSFSCACSPSPDPTPGDEDSARVLFDVRPLWLTNHDLSQDIPWEPDDIWRTFAAYFLVLHIPLSFGGLGVVAKVLHSSSLDPLTTVASTAMLQLGELTLALTLLQYTAKPHHEVRTFFAGKFSLQRSWVKETALWFGCIMSVVSLTSLLADKLIGPEDAYDHILKEILSDGPTSSLLCFFLYSVIAPLSEEMIYRGFLLTGLSSSMKQRDAVIISSIMFSVAHLSGKSFFQLFIIGCTTGLAYCQTGTLASSFTIHSLYNAVILFTMIRS; from the exons ATGCTGCTACCCACAGCAGCGACAGCTTCCTTCTCCTCGCGTCGTCTCCCTCCCCCCGTGAGAACCCAAGGCGGAGTAGGAGCCCCACTTCTTACCGGCGCGGCGAAATTCAGGGCTCCAACCACCCGACTACAGCGCTCGTCCTCCTTTACTTTCAGTTTCAGCTGCGCTTGCTCTCCCTCTCCTGATCCAACTCCCGGCGACGAGGACAGCGCCCGCGTCCTGTTCGATGTAAGGCCTCTGTGGCTCACCAATCATG ATCTTTCTCAAGATATTCCCTGGGAGCCTGATGATATATGGAGAACATTTGCAGCATACTTCCTTGTCTTGCATATCCCGTTGAGCTTTGGAGGACTTGGTGTGGTAGCCAAAGTGCTACATAGTTCCTCACTAGACCCATTGACAACA GTTGCTTCCACAGCCATGCTTCAACTAGGGGAGCTTACTTTGGCCTTAACACTATTGCAGTACACTGCAAAGCCTCATCATGAAGTCCGGACCTTCTTTGCTGGGAAGTTCTCATTGCAGCGTAGTTGGGTAAAAGAAACTGCATTATGGTTTGGATGTATTATGTCCGTGGTTTCCCTCACATCCCTACTAGCTGACAAACTGATAGGCCCCGAG GATGCATACGATCATATATTAAAGGAAATACTTTCGGACGGTCCAACCTCTAGTTTATTGTGTTTCTTCCTGTACTCTGTGATTGCTCCATTGTCCGAAGAAATGATTTACCGTGGGTTCCTTCTGACAGGCCTCTCTTCCTCAATGAAACAGAGGGACGCTGTCATCATAAGCTCAATTATGTTCAGCGTTGCGCACCTTTCAGGAAAATCTTTCTTTCAATTGTTCATCATTGGATGTACCACAGGTTTAGCTTATTGCCAGACTGGAACTTTGGCGTCCTCATTTACCATCCACAGTTTGTATAATGCAGTGATATTGTTTACTATGATAAGATCTTGA